The sequence GGACTGAGCCGTGAACTCCCGGCGTGCACCACAGCCTTGCGGAGCACGCGTGGACGGCGTCGCGGCGGACGCGACCGCACGGGCCGATACGCTGGAGACCTCCCGATCCCGGTTCCGCCAGGGCCCCGGGGGCGCGTACGCCGGGTGGCGCCCTCCACCGGCCCGGCAGGGACGGCATCGGACGCCCACCGAGCCACCACACACGACAGGTCCGATTCAACCCGGCTGCCAGGGACGGAACATGAGCCACGCGACGGTGAACGGCGCGACGCTGCACCACGACGACCTCGGCCCCTCGACCGGGCTGCCGGTGCTCCTGATCCACGGGCACCCCTTCAACCGCACCCTGTGGACACCGCAGAGCGCCGCGCTCACCGCGGCGGGCCACCGCGTCATCACGCCGGACCTGCGCGGATACGGCGCCAGCGATGTCACCCCGGGCCAGGTGTACCTGTCGGACTTCGCCGACGACCTCGTCGGCCTCCTGGACCTGCTCGGCATCGACCGGGCCGTCGTCGGCGGGGTCTCCATGGGCGGCCAGATCGCTATGGAGGTCCAGCGCCGCCACGCCTCCCGCGTCCGCGCACTCGTCCTGTCGGACACCTCGGCTCCCGCCGAGACGCCCGAGGGACGGGCGTTCCGCAACCAGCTGGCCGACCGGCTGC comes from Streptomyces sp. Mut1 and encodes:
- a CDS encoding alpha/beta fold hydrolase — its product is MSHATVNGATLHHDDLGPSTGLPVLLIHGHPFNRTLWTPQSAALTAAGHRVITPDLRGYGASDVTPGQVYLSDFADDLVGLLDLLGIDRAVVGGVSMGGQIAMEVQRRHASRVRALVLSDTSAPAETPEGRAFRNQLADRLLAEGMGGYADEVIGKMLASYNVTALPEVAAHVLGMMRATDPRGAAAALRGRAERADYRDTLAAASCPVLVVVGADDAYTPVADAETITRLAPHAALHVIEGAGHLPGAEQPDRFNRVLLDFLRDRVTG